From the bacterium genome, one window contains:
- a CDS encoding cupin domain-containing protein — MRIEKLKNHINFQKDRFGRSVVMSSDNAALFLYSFKPGQTMTDHTHPFSNEYLTVIEGDAVISVGVETVEVKPHQVVFVPRETIHSIQNNTKKPLLVSSFMSPKP; from the coding sequence ATGCGTATTGAAAAATTAAAAAACCATATCAACTTTCAAAAAGACCGTTTCGGACGCTCTGTGGTCATGAGCTCAGATAACGCGGCGCTTTTTCTTTATAGCTTTAAACCGGGACAGACCATGACCGACCATACCCATCCTTTTTCAAATGAATATCTTACTGTTATTGAAGGCGATGCCGTCATCTCTGTCGGTGTTGAAACGGTGGAAGTAAAACCGCACCAGGTTGTATTTGTCCCGCGGGAAACAATCCATTCCATTCAAAACAACACCAAGAAGCCGTTACTGGTTTCCAGCTTCATGTCACCCAAACCTTGA
- the tadA gene encoding tRNA adenosine(34) deaminase TadA yields the protein MKQDEAYMALALREARKAFKQDEVPVGAVIVHQGKIIGRGYNRVEQKQDVSYHAEMIALRQAARRLKSWRLEQCRLFVTLEPCAMCAGAIVWSRIEQVVYAASDSKAGACGSVVRVLGNKKLNHSPKVVSGILASEAALLLKRFFKNLRQKTKKKIKRRDVRVV from the coding sequence ATGAAACAAGATGAAGCCTACATGGCATTGGCGTTGCGGGAAGCTCGCAAAGCTTTTAAGCAGGATGAGGTTCCGGTGGGTGCAGTGATTGTCCATCAAGGGAAAATTATCGGGCGGGGATATAACCGGGTAGAGCAGAAACAGGATGTGTCTTATCATGCAGAAATGATTGCCTTGCGGCAGGCGGCACGCCGTTTGAAAAGCTGGCGTTTGGAACAATGTCGGCTTTTTGTGACTTTGGAACCTTGCGCGATGTGTGCCGGTGCTATTGTCTGGTCTCGAATAGAGCAGGTGGTGTATGCGGCTTCTGATTCAAAAGCCGGTGCATGTGGATCTGTTGTAAGGGTTTTGGGAAACAAAAAATTAAATCATAGTCCAAAAGTGGTTTCCGGGATTTTAGCATCGGAAGCTGCGTTGTTGCTAAAAAGATTTTTTAAAAATTTGCGACAAAAGACAAAGAAAAAAATTAAACGGAGAGATGTCCGAGTGGTTTAA
- a CDS encoding efflux RND transporter permease subunit — MEHIIRFFINRKLLVYLVSILVVAAGIMAMTSLSRQVLPNVDMQQVNVETVYPAASARDVELNVTTPLEEKIIEVEGIDKVRSISMENFSSIAITLDPDAENLEAVKADIRRAVDQVTDLPTEIRERPNVYDIETSWIPVIMLGLAGQTMSEMELRGIAKRMETEIEGLPHISRVDKIGYRDQEIKVQVSPEKLDDFYLALQDIAYAIRSRNIRLTGGALETFTNEATVLTMAEFVHPQEVGEVIVRSNFEGRRIQINDIAEIIDGFEETHMQYRVNGIDSIGLRIHKKASADSLKVMKHLNKYLAEAEKNLPLNMTIQKVRDNTAVTKRRLAILRNNAIIGFVLLLAILIMFLNLRVAFWTALGIPISLGVGMMLHAWTGGTIDAISLMVFILVLGMLVDDAIVVAENIYRYQEEGLSLAKAAIKGTMEVAAPITATVSTTIVAFLPLLALGGMLGLFVKMIPVIIIGTLLGSLLESFFILPIHLAAGGQKAGNGKNRGAIIDSLFKPAKRIYRRLLEKVLQHRYWVVLSGLLFLTGIAYVAGNHMRFILFPADGAEEFLIHIEAEVGTAFQSSLEKVKQVEKIVRALPKHELNSFETWVGMDSTGMANDSWGDNLALIYVVLRPYGRQRPRKATEIIEHLRNETARLEGFVNIGFELDSGGPPVGRPVELNVIGDNEKLQRQATTEVLAYLKTVPGVLDPGTDLKYTKDEEVIQMDYSELARLGLTVADVATTVRMAFEGEIVTSVRFKQEEVDIRVQLTKQSRKTKETLKELVVRNQSGKMIPLKRFISLKRRPALQSIRHYQGQRVITITADIDNSISSASEVKQKVEKKFSGFSKRYPGTHLEATGESAESDEVVQNMAKAGFLAVLAVYFILVVLLNSISQPLIIMLSIPFGVIGVLIAFGAQGMTIGFMALLGMLGMSGVVVNDSLIILSFINHLSRERDEAAGTHLETVLDASQTRLRPVVLTTLTTTAALIPTAYGLGGEDPFVVPMVMAMLWGIVFATTLTLFWVPTLYTIGQDIKGRLHLKSRPLLSEVAVLPRVSRVVSLRTKTSRRSQKAVKPKATGKRIPGKG, encoded by the coding sequence ATGGAACATATCATCCGGTTTTTTATTAATCGAAAGCTCTTGGTTTATCTGGTATCCATTTTAGTTGTTGCAGCAGGAATTATGGCCATGACCAGCTTGAGCCGCCAGGTTCTTCCCAACGTGGATATGCAGCAGGTTAATGTGGAAACTGTTTATCCGGCAGCCTCTGCCCGGGACGTGGAACTTAACGTGACCACGCCGCTGGAAGAAAAAATTATTGAGGTTGAAGGTATTGATAAAGTCCGCTCTATTTCGATGGAAAATTTTTCATCCATTGCCATCACACTTGATCCGGACGCAGAAAATCTCGAAGCGGTTAAAGCAGATATCCGTCGCGCGGTGGATCAGGTGACTGATTTACCGACCGAGATCCGCGAGCGGCCAAATGTCTATGATATTGAAACATCCTGGATTCCAGTGATCATGCTTGGTCTTGCCGGCCAGACCATGTCGGAGATGGAGCTGCGGGGTATTGCCAAGCGCATGGAAACGGAGATTGAAGGGCTTCCCCATATTTCCCGGGTGGATAAAATCGGGTATCGGGACCAAGAGATCAAGGTTCAGGTTTCTCCAGAGAAACTTGATGATTTTTATCTCGCGCTGCAAGATATTGCCTACGCGATCCGAAGCCGGAATATCCGGCTGACCGGGGGCGCGCTGGAAACATTTACGAACGAAGCAACGGTACTGACAATGGCGGAATTTGTTCATCCGCAGGAAGTGGGCGAGGTAATTGTCCGGTCCAATTTTGAGGGACGCCGGATCCAAATTAATGATATTGCCGAGATCATTGATGGTTTTGAGGAAACACATATGCAGTACCGGGTAAACGGCATTGATAGTATCGGTCTGCGGATTCACAAAAAAGCCTCCGCAGATTCCCTTAAAGTCATGAAACATTTGAATAAGTATTTGGCAGAGGCGGAAAAAAATCTTCCGTTGAATATGACGATTCAAAAGGTTAGAGATAACACCGCAGTTACCAAACGGCGGCTCGCTATTTTACGCAACAATGCCATCATCGGGTTTGTCCTGCTGCTGGCAATTTTGATTATGTTTTTAAATCTGCGGGTGGCATTTTGGACCGCGCTGGGGATTCCGATTTCGCTGGGGGTTGGTATGATGCTGCACGCCTGGACCGGCGGAACCATTGATGCTATTTCCCTGATGGTATTTATTCTTGTGCTGGGGATGCTGGTGGATGATGCCATTGTGGTGGCGGAGAATATTTATCGTTATCAAGAAGAGGGGCTGTCGTTGGCCAAGGCGGCAATCAAGGGGACGATGGAGGTTGCGGCCCCGATTACTGCAACCGTGAGTACTACGATTGTGGCCTTTTTGCCTTTGCTTGCCCTGGGGGGAATGCTGGGGCTGTTTGTTAAAATGATTCCGGTTATCATCATTGGCACTTTGTTGGGATCATTGTTGGAATCATTTTTTATTTTGCCCATTCATTTGGCAGCCGGTGGTCAGAAAGCCGGGAACGGGAAAAACCGGGGCGCTATCATTGATTCCCTATTTAAACCGGCGAAGAGGATTTACCGCCGATTGCTGGAAAAAGTATTGCAGCATCGATATTGGGTTGTGCTTTCCGGATTGTTGTTTTTAACCGGGATTGCCTATGTGGCCGGGAATCATATGCGTTTTATTCTGTTTCCGGCTGACGGAGCAGAGGAATTTTTAATACATATCGAAGCTGAGGTGGGAACAGCCTTTCAATCCAGTTTGGAGAAAGTTAAGCAAGTTGAAAAAATTGTCAGGGCGCTGCCGAAGCATGAATTAAATTCATTTGAAACCTGGGTGGGAATGGATTCTACTGGTATGGCCAATGACAGCTGGGGAGACAATCTGGCTTTGATTTATGTCGTGCTCCGTCCCTACGGGCGCCAGCGCCCGCGAAAAGCCACCGAGATTATTGAGCACTTGCGAAACGAAACCGCCCGGCTGGAGGGATTTGTAAATATTGGATTTGAGTTGGACTCGGGCGGACCGCCGGTGGGCCGTCCGGTGGAACTGAATGTCATCGGGGATAATGAAAAACTGCAACGCCAGGCCACAACAGAGGTGCTGGCCTACTTAAAGACCGTGCCCGGTGTTTTGGACCCGGGGACCGATTTGAAGTACACCAAGGATGAAGAAGTGATCCAGATGGATTATAGCGAGTTGGCCCGGCTGGGGCTTACTGTGGCGGATGTGGCCACCACGGTGCGCATGGCTTTTGAAGGAGAGATTGTAACCAGTGTGCGCTTCAAACAAGAAGAGGTGGACATTCGGGTCCAGCTGACAAAGCAGAGCCGCAAAACCAAGGAAACCCTCAAGGAGCTGGTGGTGCGCAACCAGTCAGGCAAGATGATTCCTTTGAAACGGTTTATCAGTTTGAAAAGACGGCCGGCACTTCAGTCTATCCGGCACTACCAGGGTCAACGGGTGATTACAATTACAGCAGATATTGATAATAGTATTTCCTCTGCCAGTGAGGTGAAACAAAAGGTGGAGAAGAAATTTTCCGGATTTTCCAAGCGTTATCCGGGAACCCACTTAGAGGCGACAGGTGAATCCGCAGAATCGGACGAGGTGGTACAGAATATGGCCAAAGCAGGTTTTTTGGCGGTTTTGGCGGTTTATTTTATATTGGTGGTTTTACTTAATTCGATTTCTCAACCGTTGATTATTATGCTTTCGATTCCTTTTGGTGTGATCGGGGTGCTCATCGCTTTCGGCGCGCAGGGTATGACCATTGGCTTCATGGCTTTATTGGGCATGTTGGGCATGAGCGGCGTGGTGGTCAATGACTCGCTGATTATTCTCAGCTTTATCAATCATCTTTCCCGCGAGCGTGATGAGGCGGCCGGCACGCATCTGGAGACAGTATTGGATGCCTCGCAGACCCGGCTCCGCCCGGTCGTCCTGACCACGCTCACGACCACTGCGGCGCTGATTCCCACTGCGTACGGCTTGGGCGGCGAAGATCCTTTTGTTGTTCCCATGGTTATGGCCATGCTTTGGGGAATTGTTTTCGCCACCACACTGACGCTTTTTTGGGTACCTACCTTGTATACCATTGGACAGGATATTAAAGGGAGGCTGCATTTAAAATCAAGGCCCCTACTATCGGAAGTGGCTGTGCTTCCCAGGGTTTCCCGTGTAGTTTCCTTGCGTACAAAAACTTCCCGCCGCTCGCAGAAGGCAGTCAAACCTAAAGCAACTGGTAAACGCATCCCTGGTAAGGGGTAA
- a CDS encoding GIY-YIG nuclease family protein, producing the protein MYVVYILQSKKDKNFYIGMTGNIERRIKEHEEGKVESTRYRKPLKLLAYEVYMTKQEAMRREKYLKSSDGKKDKKKRIKESLIELER; encoded by the coding sequence ATGTACGTAGTTTATATATTGCAGAGTAAAAAAGACAAAAATTTTTATATTGGAATGACAGGAAATATTGAGCGTAGAATAAAAGAACATGAAGAAGGAAAAGTTGAGTCAACAAGATATCGCAAACCATTGAAGCTGCTTGCGTATGAAGTGTATATGACCAAACAAGAGGCGATGAGGCGAGAAAAGTATTTAAAAAGTAGTGATGGAAAAAAAGATAAAAAAAAACGAATTAAGGAAAGTTTAATAGAATTAGAAAGATGA
- a CDS encoding FAD-dependent oxidoreductase, translating into MAEDKFDAIVVGAGPSGLAAAMAMAKAGLEVALLERGAFAGSKNVMGGIFYRHPLEELIPDFWKNAPLERTIIEQRFWMLGSQGHTGGGVRSQTFAGDKPNCWSVCRAKFDRWLAEKAEEAGVMMLTEATVESLLQENGKVVGVHTNLEDGDLRGDVVVIADGVNSLLLRDLGVHAEIKPNQVATAVKEIISLPAEKIEDRFNVEPGQGVSIELFGSITQGGVGLGFLYSNQDSISLGVGVLTSDLAKMRVTPNDILEGVKNHPSIKPLIAGGKTEEYLAHLIPEGGYHAVPKVHGNGWVAVGDAAMLVDSIHREGSNLAIKSGMLAAQTIIQAKEKNDFSETTLADYRKSLDASFVMQDLKKYKGLSHYLESNPHFFDVYPDLINDAGAAFFTVNGETKWEMQKRILTMVKKRRGIIKAALDAIKGGLTLK; encoded by the coding sequence ATGGCTGAAGATAAATTTGATGCAATCGTTGTAGGCGCCGGTCCTTCCGGGCTGGCCGCTGCAATGGCGATGGCCAAGGCTGGTCTCGAAGTAGCTCTTTTAGAGCGCGGCGCGTTTGCCGGATCTAAAAATGTTATGGGCGGAATTTTCTACCGTCACCCCCTGGAAGAATTAATTCCTGATTTTTGGAAAAACGCACCTTTAGAACGCACAATTATTGAGCAGCGTTTCTGGATGCTTGGATCGCAGGGACATACCGGCGGCGGCGTAAGAAGCCAGACCTTTGCCGGTGATAAGCCCAACTGTTGGTCCGTCTGCCGGGCAAAATTCGATCGCTGGTTGGCAGAAAAGGCGGAAGAAGCCGGCGTGATGATGCTAACCGAGGCAACCGTGGAATCACTTCTCCAGGAAAACGGCAAGGTCGTGGGGGTACACACAAACCTTGAGGATGGTGATCTTCGCGGTGATGTCGTGGTCATCGCTGACGGTGTAAACTCGCTTTTGCTGCGCGACCTGGGTGTGCACGCTGAAATTAAACCCAACCAGGTCGCAACCGCGGTCAAAGAAATTATTTCCCTGCCTGCTGAAAAAATAGAAGATCGCTTCAATGTCGAACCCGGCCAAGGTGTCTCCATCGAACTTTTCGGTTCCATCACCCAAGGCGGGGTGGGTCTGGGGTTTCTCTATTCCAATCAGGACAGCATCTCTTTGGGGGTGGGTGTTCTGACTTCCGATCTGGCAAAGATGCGTGTGACACCAAACGATATTTTAGAGGGGGTCAAAAACCACCCCAGCATCAAGCCGCTCATTGCCGGGGGTAAAACCGAAGAATATTTGGCCCATCTCATTCCTGAAGGCGGTTATCATGCCGTCCCCAAAGTCCATGGCAATGGGTGGGTTGCCGTTGGAGATGCCGCCATGCTGGTAGACAGCATCCATCGTGAAGGCTCCAACCTGGCAATCAAATCAGGCATGCTGGCCGCCCAAACCATTATCCAGGCTAAGGAAAAAAATGACTTTTCCGAGACAACTCTGGCGGATTACCGCAAGTCACTTGATGCCAGTTTTGTTATGCAGGATTTAAAAAAATATAAAGGACTCTCCCATTATCTGGAAAGCAACCCCCACTTCTTCGATGTTTATCCCGACCTTATCAATGATGCCGGAGCGGCATTTTTCACGGTCAACGGCGAAACCAAGTGGGAAATGCAAAAACGCATTCTTACGATGGTGAAAAAAAGACGGGGGATTATCAAAGCTGCTCTGGATGCCATCAAAGGAGGACTCACACTCAAATGA